In Tursiops truncatus isolate mTurTru1 chromosome X, mTurTru1.mat.Y, whole genome shotgun sequence, the following proteins share a genomic window:
- the PWWP3B gene encoding PWWP domain-containing DNA repair factor 3B — MDAKYVLCNWQGQLWPAKVLSRSAASSNSKRKKTFSLEVQILSLDKTIKVESTETKILSKSQVEAIAFSLAAQSEVSDPPREETAYARSLKMALDILNERTNLIQASSSDEGETTTLSQNVPQKLSDSPPHKMYRKHEGDLPKCLEENENSTSLLVSSESDDSLYDDKSRVHAVIDTIPSEMETKSSQNFSWRHTFPSLSEDEDEKEIKKKIDISTIMPLHSTIKEEDVYVKDEKFTPTLQSDSFTVPKALKEEAQDICPEAPAISSECSTFSENSEDPGEGPSNPCSDTSQNQPTVESEMGVVASPRPSSWEHQVSFSASNHAMDYSLLVNNERNLQRLDFEELGEELQASDKSVHLNSIDASILDDNEEDEELPRFIFHYEPRSFETGMIVWFKYQKYPFWPAVVKSIRRKERKASVLFVEANMNPEKRGIRVPFRRLKKFDCKEKQALVDKAREDYSESIDWCISLICDYRVRIGCGSFVGSFLEYYAADISYPLRKVIKQDTFRNLFPKLQNENPVESMVVTSQTKKMSFQKILPDRMKSARDRANKNLVDFIVNTKGTESHLLAILKGTKGSRWLKSFLNANRFTPCIETYFEDEDQLDEVVKYLQEIYKQIDEKMLTLIRDDKIKFILEVLLPEAIICSISAVDGLDYKAAEAKYLKGPSLGYRERELFDAKIIFEKRRKPLTNEAP; from the coding sequence ATGGATGCCAAGTATGTCTTATGCAATTGGCAAGGCCAGCTGTGGCCAGCAAAAGTTTTGTCCAGATCTGCGGCTTCATCAAAcagtaagagaaaaaagacattttccctAGAAGTTCAGATACTCTCACTAGATAAAACAATTAAAGTGGaaagcacagaaacaaagatccTCAGTAAATCTCAAGTTGAAGCTATTGCCTTCTCACTAGCAGCACAGTCAGAGGTCAGTGACCCACCTAGAGAGGAAACAGCCTATGCAAGGTCACTAAAAATGGCACTGGATATTCTGAATGAGAGAACAAATTTGATTCAAGCAAGCAGTTCAGATGAGGGAGAGACCACGACACTGTCTCAAAATGTACCACAAAAGCTTTCTGATTCACCCCCTCATAAAATGTATCGGAAGCACGAAGGAGACTTACCAAAGTGTcttgaggaaaatgaaaattcaacatCCCTGTTAGTATCTTCAGAGAGTGATGATTCCCTGTATGATGATAAATCACGGGTGCATGCAGTCATTGATACTATTCCaagtgaaatggaaacaaagtcATCACAAAACTTCAGCTGGCGCCACACTTTCCCTTCACTTTCAGAAGATGAGGATGAAAAGGAGATCAAGAAAAAGATTGACATCTCAACAATTATGCCTTTGCATTCCACAATTAAAGAGGAGGATGTATATGTTAAAGATGAAAAGTTCACTCCAACTTTACAATCAGATAGCTTCACTGTGCCCAAAGCTTTGAAAGAGGAGGCACAGGACATCTGCCCAGAGGCCCCAGCTATTTCCTCTGAATGCTCTACCTTCTCAGAGAATAGTGAAGATCCTGGAGAGGGCCCCTCCAATCCATGCTCAGATACCAGCCAGAATCAACCTACTGTGGAATCAGAGATGGGTGTTGTGGCATCCCCTAGGCCTTCTTCATGGGAACACCAGGTTTCCTTTAGTGCCTCTAACCATGCCATGGATTATTCACTCCTTGtgaataatgaaagaaatctTCAGAGACTGGATTTTGAGGAACTTGGGGAAGAACTTCAAGCTTCTGACAAGTCAGTTCATCTAAATTCTATTGATGCTTCCATATTAGATGACAATGAGGAAGATGAAGAACTTCCAcgtttcatttttcattatgagCCACGTTCATTTGAAACAGGAATGATAGTCTGgtttaaatatcaaaaatatccATTTTGGCCAGCAGTGGTAAAAAGCATCAGgcgaaaagagagaaaagcaagtgtGCTTTTTGTTGAGGCAAATATGAATCCTGAAAAGAGAGGCATTAGAGTGCCTTTTAGAAGATTAAAGAAATTTGACTGTAAAGAGAAACAAGCACTAGTAGATAAAGCCAGGGAGGACTACAGTGAAAGTATTGACTGGTGCATCTCACTGATTTGTGACTACAGAGTTAGAATAGGTTGTGGTTCTTTTGTAGGCTCTTTCCTTGAGTATTATGCTGCTGACATTAGTTATCCACTTAGGAAAGTAATCAAACAGGATACCTTCAGGAACTTATTTCCAAAGCTGCAAAATGAAAATCCTGTGGAATCAATGGTTGTGACTTCCCAGACCAAGAAAATGTCCTTCCAGAAAATTCTTCCAGACCGAATGAAGTCTGCTCGGGACCGAGCCAACAAGAACCTAGTGGACTTCATTGTGAATACAAAGGGAACAGAGAGCCAtcttttagccattttaaaaGGCACGAAAGGGTCCAGATGGCTGAAATCATTTTTGAATGCAAATAGGTTCACACCCTGTATTGAAACATACTTTGAGGATGAAGATCAGTTGGATGAGGTGGTGAAATATTtacaagaaatctacaaacaaatagATGAAAAAATGCTGACTCTGATAAGagatgataaaattaaatttatcctGGAAGTTCTTCTGCCGGAAGCAATCATTTGTTCAATTTCTGCTGTTGATGGATTAGATTACAAGGCAGCAGAAGCAAAGTATCTAAAAGGGCCATCTCTAGGATACAGGGAAAGAGAATTATTTGATGCAAAAATCATATTCGAAAAGAGACGGAAACCATTAACAAATGAAGCTCCTTAA